The Osmia lignaria lignaria isolate PbOS001 chromosome 14, iyOsmLign1, whole genome shotgun sequence genome has a window encoding:
- the LOC117607266 gene encoding sodium/bile acid cotransporter 7-B isoform X2, with protein sequence MNLNYIQENHQMKRHSKLLYRYGYFLSMLFCMILASIRPHFGKTNGILNGNVIIRYFAVPLTYLEAGLLCDPKSLYSTLNNGPLLIFTMIFIYILMPFLMKIGVYLLVYADVNIWLLKGMEVLYCMPPPFNTSFVLCRLAKADLSTSIVITLVSHFGGLFISPILLYFVLGASTPPLVGVNIKETVYSTIIPLIIGITIQIVILKYDFCFKVKSPWFSQALLLATAYHWFCDAVLVDASSLQATDVLLCVLIESLMFKLAWDNSLLAAYVGFCALNGYLGISY encoded by the exons atgaatttaaattatatacaagAAAATCATCAAATGAAAAGACAtagtaaacttttatatcgataTGGATATTTTCTATCAATGCTTTTCTGTATGATACTTGCATCTATTAGACCACACTTTGGCAAGACAAATG gTATTCTCAATGGGAATGTTATCATTCGATATTTTGCTGTGCCTTTAACATATCTGGAAGCAGGTTTATTATGTGATCCTAAATCACTATATTCAACATTAAACAATGGCCCtcttttaatatttacaatgaTCTTTATATACATACTAATGCCATTTTTAATGAAGATCGGTGTATATTTATTAGTATACGCCGATGTTAATATATGGCTGTTAAAAGGAATGGAg gTACTTTACTGCATGCCACCTCCATTCaatacaagttttgttctatgtaGATTGGCAAAAGCAGACTTGTCAACAAGTATTGTGATAACTTTGGTATCTCATTTCGGAGGATTATTTATATCtcctatattattatattttgtg TTAGGAGCATCTACACCTCCTCTGGTTGGTGTAAACATCAAAGAAACCGTGTATAGTACAATTATACCATTAATCATTGGTATTACAAttcaaattgttattttaaagtATGATTTTTGTTTCAAAGTTAAATCCCCATGGTTTTCTCAAGCATTGTTATTAGCTACAGCGTATCACTGGTTTTGTGATGCAGTCTTAGTGGATGCATCATCTTTACAAGCCACTGATGTATTACTGTGTGTATTAATAG AATCTCTTATGTTTAAGCTTGCGTGGGACAACTCTTTGTTAGCTGCTTATGTTGGATTTTGTGCTCTCAATGGTTACCTCGGGATATCGTACTAG
- the LOC117607266 gene encoding sodium/bile acid cotransporter 7-B isoform X1 — MNLNYIQENHQMKRHSKLLYRYGYFLSMLFCMILASIRPHFGKTNGILNGNVIIRYFAVPLTYLEAGLLCDPKSLYSTLNNGPLLIFTMIFIYILMPFLMKIGVYLLVYADVNIWLLKGMEVLYCMPPPFNTSFVLCRLAKADLSTSIVITLVSHFGGLFISPILLYFVLGASTPPLVGVNIKETVYSTIIPLIIGITIQIVILKYDFCFKVKSPWFSQALLLATAYHWFCDAVLVDASSLQATDVLLCVLIACVGQLFVSCLCWILCSQWLPRDIVLATLFTSTHKSVGLGSWILRGAYHGSAHGPAVNLPLCILPVAQLLLGSLLASWLSP; from the exons atgaatttaaattatatacaagAAAATCATCAAATGAAAAGACAtagtaaacttttatatcgataTGGATATTTTCTATCAATGCTTTTCTGTATGATACTTGCATCTATTAGACCACACTTTGGCAAGACAAATG gTATTCTCAATGGGAATGTTATCATTCGATATTTTGCTGTGCCTTTAACATATCTGGAAGCAGGTTTATTATGTGATCCTAAATCACTATATTCAACATTAAACAATGGCCCtcttttaatatttacaatgaTCTTTATATACATACTAATGCCATTTTTAATGAAGATCGGTGTATATTTATTAGTATACGCCGATGTTAATATATGGCTGTTAAAAGGAATGGAg gTACTTTACTGCATGCCACCTCCATTCaatacaagttttgttctatgtaGATTGGCAAAAGCAGACTTGTCAACAAGTATTGTGATAACTTTGGTATCTCATTTCGGAGGATTATTTATATCtcctatattattatattttgtg TTAGGAGCATCTACACCTCCTCTGGTTGGTGTAAACATCAAAGAAACCGTGTATAGTACAATTATACCATTAATCATTGGTATTACAAttcaaattgttattttaaagtATGATTTTTGTTTCAAAGTTAAATCCCCATGGTTTTCTCAAGCATTGTTATTAGCTACAGCGTATCACTGGTTTTGTGATGCAGTCTTAGTGGATGCATCATCTTTACAAGCCACTGATGTATTACTGTGTGTATTAATAG CTTGCGTGGGACAACTCTTTGTTAGCTGCTTATGTTGGATTTTGTGCTCTCAATGGTTACCTCGGGATATCGTACTAGCTACACTTTTTACAAGTACTCACAAATCAGTCGGTCTTGGCAGTTGGATTTTACGTGGTGCTTATCATGGTTCAGCTCATGGCCCAGCAGTGAATTTACCATTATGTATACTACCAGTTGCACAATTATTGTTGGGTAGTTTATTGGCTAGTTGGTTGTCTCCATAA
- the LOC117607264 gene encoding excitatory amino acid transporter 3: MKMLKKILRQKLILRTVAGVCAGITIGLVLKISTPQPWSKRNIMYLKFLGEVFMRMVNCLILPLVMSSIVSATCNLKKSGRIGTMALYYYTTTTLLGITLSVVLVQTIKPGELLKNENIISQNSTKSFMTVDTILDLFRNLVPENIMSACLSQYQTMLVKPKNESVPIYEWQIDHTTITGTNVLGLVFFSLILGLAIGEIETKGEPLINFFRSLSDAMMKIMSWAIMLVPISALFLIAAKILEVEDFESLIKRLGIYILTVFTGLLIQGLIILPLIYFICTRQSPYRIIVKLGPAFVTAFGTSSSTATVPITISCLERFGMPSKICRFIVPIGATINMDGIALYESIGAIFIIQLHGLQFSLFKVIIISITCTVSCIGAAGLPSGGYVMLIMVLNSVGVPVEDVSLIIAIDWFVDRFRTTLNIVGDALGAGIITHYYNKNKQIPGSEEMELCT; encoded by the exons ATGAAAATGTTGAAGAAAATACTGagacaaaaattaatattaagaaCTGTTGCTGGTGTATGTGCTGGAATAACAATAGGTCTTGTTCTTAAAATTAGTACTCCTCAGCCATGGTCCAAACGAAATATAATGTATCTTAAATTCCTTGGAGAAGTATTTATGAGAATGGTAAATTGCTTAATATTACCTCTTGTAATGTCTAGCATCGTGAGTGCTACGTGTAACTTGAAAAAATcag gCCGAATTGGGACAATGGCATTATACTATTATACAACAACAACGTTGCTTGGAATAACACTAAGTGTTGTACTTGTTCAAACAATAAAACCTGGTGAATtacttaaaaatgaaaatatcataTCACAAAATTCAACCAAATCTTTCATGACTGTGGATACAATTTTAGATCTATTTCG aaATCTGGTACCAGAAAATATAATGAGTGCATGCTTATCTCAG TATCAAACTATGTTGGTCAAGCCAAAAAATGAATCAG TTCCAATATATGAATGGCAAATAGATCATACAACTATAACAGGAACAAATGTCTTAGGACTAGTATTCTTTAGTTTAATTCTAGGCCTAGCTATTGGAGAAATAGAAACAAAGGGTGAACCTTTGATTAACTTTTTTCGATCTTTATCAGATGCAATGATGAAGATTATGAGTTGGGCAATAAT GCTGGTACCAATAAGTGCATTATTTCTTATTGCTGCTAAAATTCTTGAAGTGGAAGATTTCGAGAGTTTGATCAAACGACTgggaatttatattttaactgtCTTCACTGGTTTACTTATACAAGGGCTAATAATACTTCctctaatatattttatatgcaCCCGCCAATCTCCGTATAGGATTATAGTTAAACTGGGACCAGCTTTTGTTACTGCATTTGGTACATCATCCAG TACAGCTACAGTtccaataacaatatcatgctTAGAACGTTTTGGAATGCCTTCTAAAATATGTCGATTTATTGTACCAATTGGTGCTACCATAAATATGGATGGTATAGCATTATATGAAAGTATTGgggcaatttttattattcaattgcATGGATTACAATTTTCGTTGTTCAAAGTCATAATAATCAG CATAACTTGCACCGTATCGTGTATTGGAGCTGCTGGCTTACCCAGTGGCGGGTATGTAATGCTAATAATGGTATTAAATTCCGTGGGAGTCCCCGTAGAAgacgtttcattaattattgcCATTGACTGGTTTGT CGATCGATTTAGAACGACTTTGAACATCGTTGGTGATGCCCTAGGTGCTGGTATAATAACTCattattataacaaaaataaacaaattcctGGTTCAGAAGAAATGGAATTATGCACATAG
- the swm gene encoding zinc finger protein swm → MIIENPDQFKAWLTAVLEPLCDADPAALAKYVYALVKKDKTLEELRGGMVEQLDVFLQQETKNFVELLFKTLETQEYVLPPAKNDPDGGGTPPGVNPPPPALAVEKVTESTIPIASVNTNPPVPLQMNGSAPMTIGKRETRKSDSDKVDKEKEKRSRSRSGRMRSRTRSRSRSWERDRRRSRSREHIRRDRERDRSRPWRNESPPNTRRHDRRRSRSRSTSPIRPRIRDGPDNRDHRARFRNRSPTPLRSRSRSRSLDRKKIDRSERMDVDRTDRIEGSPGGGTPTQDSNHGDVDMRLSTTSQSIQSVVAVASNVPNSQPGFQTKRRCRDFDEKGYCMRGDLCPYDHGTDPVVLEDVALSRVLTFGPHSAQAPGTVPVTAVPEPPPGPNGNAPPQHLPLASLPPPHLRNQHHSNMDAFAEYNPDAPSMEPRMPWGRHPQPGPGIYGRGQRELISVPVIPHTNSSEVTHTQTNPLKRKQAFDFNRLGPKQRVVHNPANCSLELKKVPRSLNNITQLNNHFSKFGKIVNIQVNFGGDPEGALVTFQLPAEAKAAYRSTEAVLNNRFIKVFWHNNVNNNAAGGAIENVPPGCRPSVKERLGAAVNVPAKTDENEYIPTRRSTEEQITQTTVPTSPKTTPVPTREEKVLAIKKTQEILAAKETLKKKQEEKRKEALKLTADLRKRKQELLDKHLIEIRALIEKAEKNPEQKDAIMATIKTMQQSIDNLRKDLAANGQIGGNKTQVKSREQTQKEILDAELDLMTAQQEGQDAGELQKRLNELRAQAAALGLNTGTAVGRGTRPSRVIRGTHALSYRGRGRGSFTHVSVDHRPTSLLVSGYETEEKAEVLAHFQQFGEIVSQIVDDATPSIVINYKSRKEAEVALAKGRTFQDRLLSITWVSGHHLHRGGSGSNTNTSVQLSSRSEQAPPTTDEDVDLEGNAEALLLEENEEEEDEDGESRSWRR, encoded by the exons ATGATAATAGAGAATCCAGATCAATTCAAGGCGTGGCTCACAGCCGTCTTGGAGCCACT TTGTGATGCAGATCCTGCTGCATTAGCAAAATATGTATATGCTCTTGTGAAGAAGGATAAAACATTGGAAGAGTTACGGGGTGGAATGGTTGAACAACTTGATGTATTCTTACAACAAG AAACCAAAAACTTTGTGGAATTACTATTCAAAACGTTGGAAACTCAAGAATACGTACTTCCACCAGCAAAAAATGATCCGGATGGTGGTGGCACGCCTCCAGGTGTGAATCCACCACCACCTGCATTAGCCGTGGAAAAAGTAACTGAAAGTACAATTCCAATTGCTTCTGTGAATACAAATCCCCCTGTTCCCCTCCAGATGAATGGATCTGCACCTATGACAATAGGTAAACGCGAAACCAGAAAATCCGACTCTGATAAAGttgataaagaaaaagagaaacgttcTCGAAGTCG GAGCGGCCGAATGAGATCTAGGACAAGATCGCGTTCACGTTCGTGGGAAAGAGATAGACGTAGGTCTAGGAGCAGGGAACATATCCGACGTGATCGAGAACGCGATAGGAGTCGGCCATGGAGAAACGAGTCACCACCAAATACACGGCGGCATGATAGAAg ACGAAGTAGAAGTCGTAGTACATCACCGATACGACCAAGGATACGAGATGGTCCTGATAATCGAGATCATAGAGCACGATTTAGGAACAGATCTCCAACACCTCTTCGATCTAGATCCCGATCGCGATCGTTAGATCGTAAAAAGATAGACCGCTCTGAAAGAATGGACGTGGATCGAACAGATCGAATCGAAGGAAGTCCTGGGGGTGGTACACCAACACAGGATAGTAATCATGGAGATGTAGACATGAGACTGTCTACTACTAGTCAATCAATTCAAAGCGTGGTCGCTGTTGCTTCTAATGTTCCAAATAGCCAACCAGGTTTTCAAACGAAAAGGAGGTGCAGAGATTTTGATG AAAAGGGATATTGCATGAGAGGAGATTTATGCCCTTACGATCATGGTACAGATCCAGTTGTATTAGAGGATGTAGCTCTAAGTCGGGTCTTAACTTTTGGCCCGCATAGTGCTCAAGCGCCAGGAACAGTACCTGTAACAGCCGTACCAGAACCACCTCCAGGACCTAATGGAAATGCTCCACCGCAACACCTTCCTCTTGCAAGTTTACCTCCTCCGCATTTAAGAAATCAACATCATTCTAACATGG ATGCTTTTGCCGAATATAATCCCGATGCGCCAAGCATGGAACCACGAATGCCATGGGGAAGACATCCCCAACCCGGACCTGGTATTTATGGGAGGGGTCAAAGAGAACTGATTAGCGTACCAGTAATTCCACATACAAATTCATCTGAAGTAACGCATACTCAAACAAATCCATTAAAGCGTAAACAAGCATTTGATTTCAATCGTCTTGGACCAAAACAACGTGTGGTACATAATCCAGCTAATTGTTCTCTGGAATTAAAGAAAGTTCCGCGTAGCCTGAACAATATAACCCAGTTGAATAATCATTTTTCGAAATTCGGTAAAATTGTAAATATCCAAGTTAATTTCGGTGGAGATCCTGAGGGAGCGTTGGTCACCTTCCAGCTACCAGCTGAGGCAAAGGCTGCATATAGAAGTACAGAGGCTGTGTTGAATAATAGATTTATCAAAGTTTTTTGGCATAACAATGTTAACAACAATGCAGCCGGTGGCGCTATTGAAAACGTACCACCGG gTTGCCGTCCATCTGTCAAAGAGAGATTAGGTGCTGCTGTTAATGTGCCAGCGAAAACCGATGAAAATGAATATATTCCTACTCGTCGTTCCACCGAAGAACAAATTACCCAAACCACGGTTCCCACCTCACCAAAAACTACACCTGTTCCTACACGAGAAGAAAAAGTTCTTGCAATAAAAAAGACACAAGAGATATTAGCTGCTAAGGAAACGTTAAAGAAAAAACAAGAGGAAAAACGTAAAGAGGCGTTAAAATTAACCGCTGATTTGCGTAAGAGAAAACAAGAATTACTAGACAAGCATTTGATAGAGATACGAGCTTTGATCGAGAAGGCTGAGAAAAATCCAGAACAAAAAGATGCAATTATGGCTACGATAAAAACCATGCAACAGTCTATCGACAATCTACGCAAGGATTTAGCTGCGAATGGTCAAATCGGTGGTAATAAGACGCAAGTAAAATCCAGAGAACAAACGCAGAAAGAAATCTTAGACGCCGAGTTAGATTTAATGACTGCACAACAGGAGGGACAGGATGCCGGTGAATTACAAAAGAGATTAAATGAATTACGAGCTCAGGCCGCTGCGTTAGGTTTAAATACAGGGACGGCTGTCGGTAGAGGTACAAGACCTAGTAGAGTTATACGAGGTACTCATGCATTATCATACAGGGGTCGTGGTAGAGGTAGTTTTACTCATGTTTCGGTAGATCATAGACCTACGAGTCTTCTAGTCTCTGGTTACGAAACCGAAGAAAAGGCTGAAGTTTTAGCGCATTTTCAA CAATTCGGAGAAATAGTGAGTCAAATAGTAGATGATGCGACCCCTTCGATTGTAATCAATTATAAATCCAGGAAAGAAGCCGAGGTAGCTTTAGCAAAGGGACGCACATTTCAAGATAGATTACTGTCGATTACATGGGTATCCGGGCATCACTTACATCGTGGCGGAAGTGGTAGTAATACAAATACATCCGTACAACTTTCCTCCCGTTCAGAACAAGCACCACCTACCACCGATGAAGATGTTGATTTAGAA GGTAACGCTGAAGCACTACTTCTGGAGGAaaacgaagaggaagaggacgaaGATGGTGAATCTCGAAGTTGGCGGCGATAG
- the Mcm3 gene encoding minichromosome maintenance 3 produces MDGFDRDQRFEDIQKEYLDFLDDMEDQGIYTTLVKNMIEENKHRLYVNVNDLRRKNPLRASSLLNNSFEEHQAFQLALKQFVASIDTDYAKENLDLFIGFEGSFGSKHVTPRTLTSHFLGNLVCLEGIVTKCSLVRPKVVRSIHYCSATKTVTERAYTDFTSFEAFPQAAVYPTTDDDGNLLETEFGLSTYKDHQTITIQEMPEKAPTGQLPRSIDVVCDNDLVDLCKPGDRVQIVGSFRCLPGKYGGYTTGTFKTILIANNVMQLSKEANLTISHNDVAMCKKLARSNACKNIFELLSKSLAPSIHGHDYVKKAILCLLLGGVEKLLPNGTRLRGDVNVLLIGDPSVAKSQLLRYVLCTAPRAIPTTGRGSSGVGLTAAVTVDNETGERRLEAGAMVLADRGIICIDEFDKMSDIDRTAIHEVMEQGKVTIAKAGIHASLNARCSVLAAANPVYGRYDQYKTPMENIGLQDSLLSRFDLLFVMLDTVDPEQDQIISDHVVRMHRYRNPAEQDGEALPLGSKIDILTTKNPDEILNENTETQVYQKYDPLLHGLSRSKSDQILTINFMRKYIHIARCMKPKLTEEACEVIASEYSKLRSEESLDSDLARTQPVTARTLETLIRLSTAHAKARLSKNVTADDAFAAIELVEFAYFKRVLEKEKRKRRRHDSEDSQAGEDEHEKQKKRTRKTNAASDDPYDFENEDDSHIDEVTRKVTRSQIKTTRSKSDQQSTPDSDQPVVPETPATITDERLKVFRTLLHKLFQQQRAQLLPLSRVREYINAEQSEEFTPGEITAAINKMSDANQIMAADDNIFLM; encoded by the exons ATGGATGGTTTTGATAGGGATCAAAGATTTGAAGATATTCAAAAAGAATATCTGGATTTTTTAGATGATATG GAGGACCAAGGAATTTATACTACTCTTGTAAAGAACATGATTGAAGAAAACAAACACAGATTATACGTAAATGTTAATGATTTGCGAAGAAAGAATCCTCTTCGTGCATCAAG cctattaaataattcttttgaAGAGCATCAAGCTTTTCAACTTGCTCTAAAACAATTTGTTGCAAGCATTGACACGGATTATGCTAAAGAAaatttagatttatttataGGATTTGAAGGAAGTTTTGGAAGTAAACATGTTACACCAAGAACTCTTACATCACATTTCTTGGGTAACTTGGTATGTCTGGAAggtattgttacaaaat GTTCCTTAGTAAGGCCAAAGGTTGTAAGAAGTATTCATTATTGCAGTGCAACTAAAACTGTAACAGAAAGAGCTTACACTGATTTTACTTCATTTGAAGCATTTCCACAAGCAGCTGTGTATCCAACTACa GATGATGATGGCAACTTGTTAGAAACAGAATTTGGTCTTTCTACTTACAAAGATCATCAGACAATAACTATACAAGAAATGCCTGAAAAAGCACCAACTGGTCAGCTACCAAGAAGCATTGATGTTGTATGCGATAATGATTTGGTAGATCTTTGTAAACCTGGAGACAGAGTTCAGATCGTTGGAAGTTTTAGATGCCTCCCTGGTAAATATGGAGGATATACAACAGGGACTTTCAA AAcaattttaattgctaataaTGTCATGCAGTTAAGCAAAGAAGCTAATCTAACTATTTCTCATAATGATGTAGCTATGTGTAAGAAACTCGCCAGAAGTAATgcgtgtaaaaatatttttgaattactTAGTAAATCGCTAGCCCCGTCTATACATGGGCATGATTATGTAAAAAAAGCAATTTTGTGTTTATTACTTGGAGGTGTGGAGAAACTGTTACCTAACGGTACAAGATTAAGAGG GGATGTTAACGTGTTACTTATAGGTGATCCATCTGTTGCAAAATCACAACTTTTACGTTATGTTCTGTGTACGGCGCCAAGAGCAATTCCAACTACCGGTAGAGGATCTTCGGGTGTTGGTTTAACAGCTGCTGTTACTGTGGATAATGAGACTGGAGAACGTAGACTTGAAGCTGGTGCTATGGTATTAGCAGATCGAGGAATTATTTGTATAGATGAGTTTGATAAAATGTCGGATATTGATAGAACAGCGATACACGAAGTAATGGAACAAGGAAAAGTAACTATTGCTAAAGCTGGAATACACGCTAGCTTAAACGCACGGTGTTCGGTATTGGCGGCTGCAAATCCAGTTTACGGAAGA TATGATCAGTATAAAACACCAATGGAAAATATTGGTCTACAAGATTCACTACTATCACGTTTTGATCTGTTGTTTGTGATGCTAGATACAGTGGATCCTGAACAGGATCAAATAATAAGTGATCATGTTGTGAGAATGCATAGATATAGAAATCCTGCAGAGCAAGATGGGGAGGCATTACCACTGGGTAGTAAAATAGATATATTAACTACGAAAAATCCGGATGAAATTCTTAATGAAAACACGGAAACTCAGGTTTATCAAAAATATGATCCTTTGCTGCATGGTCTGTCCCGTTCAAAAAG TGATCAAATTTTAACTATAAACTTTATGAGAAAATATATTCACATAGCTCGTTGTATGAAACCAAAACTTACAGAAGAGGCTTGTGAAGTTATTGCCAGCGAGTACTCAAAGTTGCGATCAGAAGAATCACTAGATTCCGATTTAGCGAGG ACACAACCTGTAACAGCTCGTACTTTGGAAACATTGATTCGATTGTCTACTGCACACGCAAAAGCTCGTTTATCAAAAAATGTTACTGCTGATGATGCTTTTGCAGCGATAGAACTCGTTGAATTTGCTTACTTTAAGCGAGttctagaaaaagaaaagagaaagcgAAGACGACACGATAGCGAAGATAGCCAGGCCGGGGAAGACGAGCATGAAAAACAGAAGAAACGTACAAGAAAAACAAATGCAGCATCAGATGACCCAtatgattttgaaaatgaagATGATAGTCATATCGATGAAGTTACACGAAAAGTAACTAGATCACAAATAAAAACGACTAGATCAAAATCCGATCAACAATCAACACCGGACTCTGATCAACCTGTTGTACCAGAAACACCCGCAACTATTACCGATGAAAG ACTTAAAGTCTTTAGAACACTTCTGCATAAGTTATTCCAACAACAAAGGGCACAATTACTTCCGTTATCAAGAGTACGTGAATATATTAACGCTGAACAGTCCGAAGAGTTTACACCGGGAGAAATTACCGCTGCAATTAACAAAATGTCCGATGCTAATCAAATTATGGCTGCAGACGATAATATCTTTCTTATGTAA